A stretch of Microbacterium caowuchunii DNA encodes these proteins:
- the hutI gene encoding imidazolonepropionase, producing MTATTLITDIGELTTNLPGAPRATDAALVIEGARIAWIGSAADAPAADTAISVGGAAVLPGWVDAHTHLVFAGDRSAEFEARMAGHPYAASGIAATVRATRGASEAELRANLRRLRGEALRQGTTFLETKTGYGLDVDAEAQAARLAAESADVVTFLGAHVVPDGMDPRAYLDLVTGPMLQAVLPWVRFIDVFCEHGAFDVEQSREVLEAGRRAGLGLRVHGNQLGHGGGVALAVELGAASVDHCNALTSRDIDALAASGTVATVLPACDVSTRQPFAPARALIDAGATVAIASNCNPGSSYTTSLPFCVATAVLQMGMTVEEAVWSATRGGALALGLSDSPDAVGMIAVGGRADLQVLAAPAASHLAYRPGVPLTAAVWRAGELVTAPPRG from the coding sequence ATGACCGCGACCACCCTGATCACCGACATCGGCGAGCTGACGACGAACCTCCCCGGCGCACCGCGCGCGACGGATGCGGCGCTCGTGATCGAGGGCGCCAGGATCGCCTGGATCGGATCCGCTGCGGACGCGCCCGCCGCGGACACCGCGATCTCGGTCGGTGGTGCGGCGGTGCTGCCCGGGTGGGTCGACGCGCACACCCACCTCGTGTTCGCCGGGGACCGCTCCGCTGAGTTCGAGGCCCGCATGGCCGGGCATCCCTACGCCGCGAGCGGCATCGCGGCCACGGTGCGCGCCACGCGCGGTGCGAGCGAGGCGGAGCTCAGGGCGAATCTCCGGCGGCTGCGCGGGGAAGCGCTGCGGCAGGGCACCACCTTCCTCGAGACGAAGACCGGGTACGGTCTCGATGTCGACGCGGAGGCACAGGCCGCCCGGCTCGCCGCGGAGTCGGCGGACGTCGTCACGTTCCTCGGCGCCCACGTCGTGCCGGACGGCATGGATCCCCGCGCGTACCTGGATCTCGTGACCGGGCCGATGCTCCAGGCGGTGCTGCCCTGGGTCCGGTTCATCGACGTCTTCTGCGAACACGGGGCCTTCGACGTCGAGCAGTCGCGGGAGGTGCTGGAGGCGGGCAGGCGTGCCGGGCTCGGGCTCCGGGTGCACGGGAACCAGCTCGGCCACGGTGGCGGGGTCGCGCTCGCCGTGGAGCTCGGCGCCGCGAGCGTCGATCACTGCAACGCGCTCACCTCCCGCGACATCGACGCGCTCGCCGCATCCGGGACCGTGGCCACCGTGCTGCCCGCCTGCGACGTATCCACCCGGCAACCGTTCGCACCGGCGCGGGCGCTGATCGATGCCGGCGCGACGGTCGCGATCGCGAGCAACTGCAACCCGGGCAGCTCCTACACGACCTCCCTCCCGTTCTGCGTCGCCACGGCCGTGCTGCAGATGGGGATGACGGTCGAGGAGGCCGTCTGGTCGGCGACGCGTGGCGGCGCCCTCGCGCTCGGTCTGTCCGACAGCCCGGATGCGGTGGGGATGATCGCGGTCGGCGGGCGCGCCGACCTGCAGGTGCTCGCGGCGCCCGCGGCCTCCCACCTCGCCTACCGCCCCGGCGTGCCGCTGACGGCCGCGGTCTGGCGTGCGGGAGAACTGGTCACCGCGCCGCCACGCGGATGA
- a CDS encoding allantoate amidohydrolase gives MNTPAVTRGRLSGLDEIADIGRDPRRGGYSRHLWDAADLELRDWFVARAESTGLDVERDRNGNLWAWWGAPGPDAVVVGSHLDSVPGGGEYDGPLGVVSALDAVALLRSSGFVPSRPCAVVVFAEEEGSRFGVACLGSRLLTGALDAARARRLVDADGVTLAEAADAHGVPARHLGADERALGRIGIFLELHVEQGRGLVDVDGPLAVASGILAHGRWRIGFRGEGNHAGATRMADRRDPMVAAARGVVAARDAAAASPGARATVGRIGVVPGGTNVIPSAVTTWLDARSGDDEETRALVAEIEERMRDVAAAEGCELVIAEESWSSAVTFPADLRERVSAALGGIPELGTGAGHDAGVLSAHVPTAMVFVRNPSGVSHAPEEYAELDDCIAGVVAVERILRELL, from the coding sequence GTGAACACCCCGGCCGTCACCCGGGGCCGGCTGAGCGGGCTCGACGAGATCGCGGACATCGGGCGGGATCCCCGCCGCGGCGGCTACTCCCGGCATCTGTGGGATGCGGCGGACCTGGAGCTGCGGGACTGGTTCGTCGCGCGTGCGGAGTCCACCGGTCTCGACGTGGAACGGGATCGCAACGGCAACCTGTGGGCATGGTGGGGCGCCCCCGGCCCGGATGCGGTCGTCGTCGGCAGTCACCTCGACTCGGTCCCCGGCGGCGGGGAGTACGACGGGCCCCTCGGGGTCGTCAGCGCGCTGGACGCCGTCGCGCTCCTGCGATCGTCCGGTTTCGTGCCGTCGCGTCCGTGCGCGGTCGTCGTCTTCGCCGAAGAGGAGGGATCGCGCTTCGGCGTCGCCTGTCTCGGGTCGCGCCTGCTCACCGGAGCGCTGGACGCCGCCCGGGCCCGTCGTCTCGTCGACGCGGACGGGGTGACGCTCGCCGAGGCCGCGGACGCCCACGGGGTGCCTGCGCGGCACCTCGGCGCCGACGAGCGCGCTCTGGGCCGGATCGGGATCTTCCTCGAACTGCACGTCGAGCAGGGGCGCGGGCTCGTCGACGTGGACGGTCCGCTCGCGGTCGCGTCGGGCATCCTCGCGCACGGTCGGTGGCGTATCGGGTTCCGGGGCGAGGGGAACCACGCGGGCGCCACGCGCATGGCGGACCGGAGGGATCCGATGGTGGCCGCCGCCCGGGGCGTGGTCGCCGCACGCGATGCGGCCGCGGCAAGCCCCGGGGCGCGCGCGACCGTCGGGCGCATCGGGGTCGTCCCCGGGGGCACGAACGTCATCCCGTCCGCGGTGACGACGTGGCTCGACGCGCGCAGCGGCGACGATGAGGAGACCCGCGCCCTCGTCGCCGAGATCGAGGAGCGGATGCGGGACGTCGCGGCCGCGGAGGGGTGCGAGCTCGTGATCGCGGAGGAGTCCTGGAGCAGCGCGGTGACCTTCCCCGCCGATCTCCGCGAGCGGGTCTCGGCCGCTCTCGGCGGGATCCCGGAACTCGGGACCGGGGCGGGCCACGACGCGGGGGTGCTGTCGGCCCACGTGCCGACCGCCATGGTGTTCGTGCGGAACCCGAGCGGTGTCTCGCACGCGCCCGAGGAGTACGCCGAGCTCGACGACTGCATCGCCGGGGTCGTCGCGGTGGAGCGGATCCTCCGGGAGCTGCTGTGA
- the hutU gene encoding urocanate hydratase, which translates to MTDHLPRPVRAARGTALTAKSWATEAPLRMLMNNLDPEVAERPDDLVVYGGTGRAARNWAAFDAIVRTLESLEADETLLVQSGKPVGVFRTHEWAPRVLIANSNLVGDWATWPEFRRLEQAGLTMYGQMTAGSWIYIGTQGILQGTYECFAAVAEKRFGGSLAGTLTLTGGAGGMGGAQPLAVTMNGGAVLIVDVDPARLERRVAHGYLDEMTHELDEALARVQSAKEARQALSVGLVGNAATVFAELLARGVAVDIVTDQTSAHDPLSYLPEGVALADWGPRAEADPEGFTAAARASMAAQVRAMIGFQDAGAEVFDYGNSLRAEARLGGCEDAFAFPGFVPAYIRPLFAEGKGPFRWVALSGDPADIAATDRAILELFPADERLRRWITGAAEKVRFEGLPARICWLGYQERHLAGLRFNEMVASGELRAPIVIGRDHLDSGSVASPYRETEGMADGSDAIADWPLLNALLNTASGATWVSIHHGGGVGIGRSIHAGQVVVADGTPLAAEKIARVLVNDPGSGVMRHVDAGYERAREVARERGLRVPMAEST; encoded by the coding sequence GTGACCGACCACCTGCCCCGTCCCGTGCGAGCCGCGCGCGGCACCGCCCTCACCGCCAAGTCATGGGCGACCGAGGCGCCGCTGCGGATGCTCATGAACAATCTCGATCCCGAGGTCGCCGAGCGGCCGGACGACCTCGTGGTGTACGGCGGGACCGGGCGGGCGGCCCGCAACTGGGCCGCGTTCGACGCCATCGTCAGGACCCTGGAGTCCTTGGAGGCGGACGAGACGCTGCTGGTGCAGTCGGGGAAGCCGGTGGGTGTCTTCCGCACGCACGAGTGGGCGCCCCGGGTGCTGATCGCCAACTCGAACCTCGTCGGGGACTGGGCGACGTGGCCGGAGTTCCGGCGCCTCGAGCAGGCCGGGCTGACGATGTACGGGCAGATGACGGCCGGTTCCTGGATCTACATCGGCACCCAGGGGATCCTGCAGGGCACCTACGAGTGCTTCGCCGCGGTCGCCGAGAAACGGTTCGGCGGTTCGCTCGCCGGGACCCTGACCCTCACCGGGGGCGCCGGCGGGATGGGCGGGGCGCAGCCGCTGGCGGTCACGATGAACGGCGGGGCGGTCCTCATCGTCGACGTCGACCCGGCACGCCTGGAGCGCCGGGTCGCGCACGGATACCTCGACGAGATGACGCACGAGCTGGACGAGGCCCTGGCCCGGGTCCAGTCCGCGAAGGAGGCGCGCCAGGCCCTGTCGGTCGGTCTGGTCGGCAACGCCGCCACGGTCTTCGCGGAGCTGCTGGCACGCGGCGTGGCGGTGGACATCGTGACCGACCAGACCTCCGCGCACGACCCCCTCAGCTATCTGCCCGAGGGTGTGGCGCTGGCGGACTGGGGTCCGCGGGCGGAGGCCGACCCGGAGGGATTCACCGCCGCCGCCCGGGCCTCGATGGCCGCACAGGTGCGCGCGATGATCGGTTTCCAGGATGCCGGGGCGGAGGTGTTCGACTACGGCAACTCCCTCCGGGCGGAGGCGCGCCTGGGCGGCTGCGAGGACGCGTTCGCCTTCCCCGGGTTCGTCCCGGCGTACATCCGCCCGCTCTTCGCGGAGGGCAAGGGTCCCTTCCGCTGGGTCGCCCTGTCCGGAGACCCGGCGGACATCGCGGCGACGGACCGCGCCATCCTCGAACTCTTCCCGGCCGACGAGCGGCTGCGCCGCTGGATCACCGGCGCGGCAGAGAAGGTGAGGTTCGAGGGGCTCCCCGCGCGGATCTGCTGGCTGGGCTATCAGGAACGGCATCTCGCCGGACTCCGGTTCAACGAGATGGTGGCGTCGGGGGAACTGCGCGCACCGATCGTGATCGGACGCGACCATCTCGACTCCGGGTCCGTGGCCTCCCCCTATCGGGAGACCGAGGGCATGGCGGACGGATCGGATGCGATCGCGGACTGGCCCCTGCTGAACGCCCTGCTGAACACCGCATCCGGGGCGACCTGGGTGTCGATCCACCACGGCGGCGGGGTCGGGATCGGTCGATCCATCCACGCGGGGCAGGTCGTCGTGGCGGACGGCACCCCGCTCGCGGCCGAGAAGATCGCACGGGTGCTGGTGAACGACCCGGGCTCCGGGGTCATGCGGCACGTGGATGCGGGCTACGAACGAGCCAGGGAGGTCGCGCGCGAGCGGGGGCTGCGCGTGCCCATGGCGGAGTCGACGTGA
- a CDS encoding formimidoylglutamate deiminase produces MILHCATALIDGVAAPSVRIHAQGGRIVRVERGVEAADGDLRLGVVAPGSGNAHSHAFHRALRGRTHGDGGDFWGWRDRMYALADRLDPDTHHRLARAVFAEMLVGGWTAVGEFHYLHHRPGGTPYRPAHAMERALADAAQDVGIRLTLLDTCYLSAGPGAALSGTALRFGDGSARQWLDRWSDLRAELGSHTRLGAAIHSVRAVPPDAIAQIVRELPEDVPLHVHLSEQPRENEECLAEYGVTPTALLARAGALSPRLSAVHATHLTDEDIRMLGDAAVTVVMCPTTEADLGDGIGPARRLADAGARIALGSDQNAVVDPFLEARGLEAGERLSSGRRGRFTPRELAAALSTAGYAALGETGGIREGAACDLVEIDDASVRTAGADPEQLALVATSADIRRVIVGGTVRAEGGRLRTPAGVAGESAEELLTAVLGTGRGDR; encoded by the coding sequence GTGATCCTCCACTGCGCGACGGCGCTCATCGACGGGGTCGCAGCGCCCTCGGTGCGCATCCACGCGCAGGGCGGTCGGATCGTCCGCGTCGAACGGGGAGTCGAGGCCGCCGACGGCGACCTGCGCCTCGGCGTCGTCGCGCCCGGCTCGGGCAACGCGCACTCGCACGCCTTCCACCGCGCGCTGCGCGGTCGCACGCACGGGGACGGCGGGGATTTCTGGGGCTGGCGCGACAGGATGTACGCGCTCGCCGACCGGCTGGATCCGGACACCCACCACCGGCTGGCACGGGCGGTCTTCGCCGAGATGCTGGTGGGCGGATGGACGGCAGTGGGGGAGTTCCACTACCTCCATCACCGTCCGGGCGGGACGCCCTACCGGCCCGCGCACGCCATGGAGCGGGCGCTCGCCGATGCGGCGCAGGATGTCGGCATCCGTCTGACGCTGCTGGACACCTGCTACCTCAGCGCCGGCCCCGGGGCGGCCCTCTCCGGTACCGCGCTGCGCTTCGGCGACGGCTCGGCACGGCAGTGGCTGGACCGCTGGTCGGATCTGCGCGCGGAGCTCGGGTCGCACACGCGCCTCGGCGCCGCCATCCATTCCGTCCGGGCCGTGCCGCCGGACGCGATCGCCCAGATCGTGCGGGAGCTGCCCGAGGACGTACCGCTGCACGTCCACCTGTCCGAGCAACCGCGGGAGAACGAGGAATGCCTCGCGGAGTACGGGGTGACGCCCACGGCGCTGCTGGCGCGCGCAGGCGCCCTCTCCCCCCGGCTGAGTGCGGTGCACGCGACCCATCTGACCGACGAGGATATCCGGATGCTGGGAGACGCCGCTGTCACTGTCGTGATGTGCCCGACGACGGAAGCGGATCTCGGTGACGGGATCGGGCCTGCGCGTCGCCTCGCCGACGCGGGGGCGCGCATCGCACTGGGGTCCGACCAGAACGCCGTGGTGGATCCGTTCCTCGAAGCACGAGGGCTCGAAGCGGGCGAGCGGCTGTCGTCCGGGCGCCGGGGCAGGTTCACCCCGCGCGAGCTGGCGGCGGCACTGTCGACCGCAGGGTACGCGGCGCTCGGGGAGACCGGCGGCATCCGGGAGGGTGCCGCCTGCGACCTCGTGGAGATCGACGACGCATCCGTGCGGACCGCGGGCGCCGACCCGGAGCAGCTCGCGCTGGTAGCCACCTCGGCGGACATCCGACGCGTGATCGTGGGCGGGACGGTGCGGGCGGAGGGCGGGCGTCTGCGCACCCCGGCCGGCGTCGCGGGCGAGAGCGCGGAGGAACTGCTGACCGCCGTGCTCGGGACAGGGAGAGGAGACCGGTGA